A section of the Heptranchias perlo isolate sHepPer1 chromosome 44, sHepPer1.hap1, whole genome shotgun sequence genome encodes:
- the pex11b gene encoding peroxisomal membrane protein 11B: MDSWVRFTAQSQGRERIFRAAQYASALLAYSLQKSGASPEMVSRVKQLEAHMSLGRKLFRLGNSIEALEVAKRTIHLSDLVLRFCLTISHLNRAMYFACDNLLWAGKVGLAPRLDQDKWSQRSFRYYLFALIMNLSRDAYDLSLLAEREARSRGKAEAAGGGGAATATAGRARARLALLCRVLRSNPPLLLDALRNCCDLLVPLDRLGLLKTNPGVVAFCGLASSVLSILTISQPWLKLKP; the protein is encoded by the exons GGCCGCTCAGTATGCTTCCGCTTTGCTTGCCTACTCGCTTCAGAAGAGTGGGGCAAGTCCAGAGATGGTTAGTCGGGTCAAACAGCTGGAGGCACACATGAGCTTGGGACGCAAGT TGTTCCGGTTGGGTAATTCGATAGAAGCCCTCGAGGTGGCAAAGCGAACAATTCACCTCTCCGACCTGGTGCTGCGGTTCTGCCTCACCATCAGCCACCTGAACCGGGCCATGTACTTTGCCTGCGACAACCTCCTGTGGGCTGGCAAGGTGGGTCTGGCCCCCAGACTGGACCAGGACAAGTGGAGTCAGCGCTCGTTCAG gTACTACCTCTTTGCGCTGATCATGAACCTGAGCCGCGACGCCTACGACCTCAGCCTGCTGGCGGAGCGGGAGGCCCGGAGCCGAGGGAAGGCGGAGGCCGCCGGCGGTGGAGGGGCGGCGACGGCGACGGCGGGCAGAGCTCGGGCGCGGCTGGCCCTGCTCTGCCGCGTGCTGCGCAGCAACCCCCCCCTGCTCCTGGacgccctgaggaactgctgcgaCCTCTTGGTGCCCCTGGACCGGCTGGGCCTGCTCAAGACCAACCCGGGGGTGGTGGCCTTCTGCGGCCTGGCCTCCTCCGTACTCTCCATCCTCACCATCTCCCAGCCCTGGCTGAAGCTGAAGCCTTGA